Genomic window (Phragmites australis chromosome 5, lpPhrAust1.1, whole genome shotgun sequence):
TATATCCCTTCTTGTGTCGTCTTTGTTTACTCGTTGTGTGACATATACTCATACTCTAGTACAGTTATTTGAGAGAGATTCGACCAAGCAGAATAAATTTTATGTAGATTAGTATGTGCTTCAGCAGCATAATTTTTATGTAGATTCGACCAAGCAGCCATcgccatgccgccgccgccacggcaTCCCTCTCCGACCTCTTCTTCCGCCGCTCCGACACCGTCGATACCCACAGCACTCTCCGATGCAGGACATCAACTCCCCTACCTTGGTGTCCAGGCGCCGGTCGGCGTAGGAGCAGTGTCCTGGGTTAGGCCGCCAGCCTCCTTGTTTGTGTGGCCTTCTTGGTTGGCATAATTCTTCTGAGAATAGCATTGTTAATACACTATCAGTTGCTAGTTCAGCAGCCGGTCACATAAATCGAAATTGAATCAATCGATGTGTCCCGATCGGATTCAACGTGAACTGGTGTGCTGTCAGAATCCAGAAGTCTCACAAGTTGAGGAAAGAATACGGCAAGAAAATTCAGAGGAAAAACTGCAGCACATTTCTTCTATATGTCATGGCTGATCGGTAATTATTCAGTATTAGCTGGCACCATCAGAACTGCATGCATGTATCATCGGTCGCTGAGCTTGGAATGAAGTCGATAAGCTTAGTGACTTGGTGCAGGCTCATGCAGAAAATTTTGTCAGTGGCTGCCCATCGAAGTAGCAACAGGAGCACGCAAGCAGTAGACATGAGCAAGCTCTGCACCTGCAAGCGAAGTTATCGGCTCCAATTTCTCATTTCCATTTCTCCGTCCACACATCGTATCAGAACATGAAATTTTAAACAATGCTGAGGAGATCTATTCCCCGTCTCCATGGttctttttgaattttttgcgCGTCCATGCCACAGGATTCGTCGGTGGTCAGTATTCCAAATACCGTCCACCCAGGCTCAATTTGTCTTTTTAATTTCTCGCTCTATACAGCGTATTAGAGGCTAAATTTCTGTACGAAGCTGCGGATACCTATTCCCCGtctccatgattttttttctaagatttttgAGCGTCCGTACCGCCGACAACATAGTTGCCATATTCCTCTTCATTTATCCCTTAGTATGTTGCGTTAGAGGCTGAAAGTTGTATGATGCTGCAGAACTCTGTTGCCCTTCTCCAAGATTTTTTCCAGGATTTTCCGCATTTTTGCCACCGGCAGAAAGGGATCTGCCATGGCCGTTGTTTGGgtcggcagcagcagcaagcaacGAGGTGCGGAAGCTACGTGCCTACGACGGTGAACGCCTTCAGACTTCAAAGACATTCATCCCCTCGTCGTCCACGGCGTGCATGATCCTCCTCCGCACGCCGTTCATCTCCAAGGGAAGTAGATGGCCAGATGCCAAAAGCTGGGGGCTGCATGGACAGGCTGAGGTGCGGATCATATGATGGGTCAACAACATAGCAGCCTACACAACGAACAGAGATTGTGTTGGCCTGCCTTGTGCTCTCTGCTCGGGTTGTGAATACTTATAGCTAACGAGAACTATATTCCATCACGTTCCAGCTTCAAAAGCAGGCTAGGCAGATGCGCGTGATCTTAGCACCACCTTTTGACACAGATACATCATACATGTGTACATGACAGAGACAATTTGTGATGACATTTTTCCGAAAAATAGCCAGCCTCATATTTTACAGACTCCAAAGTTACAAACAATGTAACCACAGGCTCCAATGTTAGAATTCTATAGCCACAAAGACATCTGAATGTACAACATGGCGATAACTAACATCTAGTTAACTTGCAACCATTTAACCTATCTCAGCCAGAAGTTCACATTTTGAGCTACAAGTTACCTTCCTCACGTCAACAAAAGGTACCATCAACCCAAGTTCCATTCATGGTACCATGTTCGCTTGTAGCCTCCTTCATGCAGTAAATAGGAGTAACTGCAGCAGAGttagcagcagctgcagcaatGACCACTGTACGGGGCATAGAATATTAGTCATCAGGTTCAGCTGAGAAATCCGGCTCGTGTGGCTTCCTTAGCTTAGGCAATTCTTTCATGTTCTGAGGCACTTTCCTAGTCCTAGCTATGAATTTTAGAGCGAGACTATTCTTGGGTGGAGAGTCATCTTCGTAACCCAACTCATCTAATCTAACAGAATTGAAAGACTCTCTCATACTCAAGTCCTTTgccatcttcctcctcttgaAACGCTGCCAAGCAGTTTGAATGAAGCATGAGGCCCAAGTTCTCCAGTGGTGCGAGTGGCACCGGAAAGTGTGTTGCAACTTCTTGCTGTGCAGTCGCCTGAACTGATTGGCGACAAACTTGAGATCCTCGGCCTGGAGTGCAAAGGCCTCCACTTCTATGAGTGCCTTCACTGTCCGAGTGGATGATGGCAAGTTGGTAGTAGGCTTGGGGACAAGAGCCCATCCAAGAAGTTCCTCGCCGCAGAAATCACCAGGTTTCAGGgtaattgaattgaagaagCCTGTGCGACCACCATTTGTTGTGGAGCTTTCCAGTTTCCCACGGATGATGAAGAGCATCTCAGTCACTGGATCACCCTCCCGGACAATGTATGTGCCCTTTGTGCACAGTGCTGATACAAGACGCTCACAGATGGCATCAAGAAGTTGATCATCCATCTGGGAGAAAAATGGAACCTGAAATATTATGATAGGAAGAGAGATTACCATACAATTAAGGATAAGGCAATCTATAGTGCAAATTAACAAGGGATTTCCCTTTTGGGGATATATTTGGATTGCTAGAAAATACAGTCTGGATTCTCAGAAATATTTCGATGGTACAGTAGCCTTTGGAGCTAAGAAGTTCAGACCGCTAAGCTGTCTACTTGGAAGAAAAAGATTCATAAGTAATACCCATCTAGGAGGAACACATTTCCTCTGAATAATTGAAACGGGGCCATAACATCCGATTTACCAAGACATGTTTTCTCAGCTCTTATTAGAAGCCAGTACCACTAGCCCACCTAGGGTCAATAGCTACAATTGTATCTTTTATAGCAAGCAAATCACCTCAAATTGCTATCATGACACTGCTAATATGATGCTTACTtctaatatatatatgaagagGTCATgtaatttcatgaattttataGTGATGGACAAGTTTGATGTATACAGAAACGGTGTAGCATTATACACCATCCATAAGACAAACATTGCAGTTTGAAGCATTTATTCGGTTTGCACATTCACCAAAGCATGCAAAAGTATTTACCCGGCGAACAAGACCCAAGCAAAGGTGGCGCTTAATGTCACGCCGAAGATCTGTGGGTAGAGCATGCAGTATAGACTCTTCATTCACACCTCGAGTCGCTAGCCACTTGTACTGGATGAATCGTCTCACCCTTTCCCGCAGTTCATGAGGAAGTTGACGATGTCTCATCCACTCCTCAGTATCTCTTTGCTTTAATCTCCATTCCTCAACTCTCACAGTGATAGATTGCAGGTAGGTCTTGAAAACAATTGTGACAATGTAAGATAGAAAGCTCCAGAAAAACAGTTAAAGCGATAAATTCATGTATAACAAACTTCTATGTTATAAAGAGTGCAATCAGGTAGATAAAAAGTACCTGCACATTTCCAATCAAATGCGCAAACAAGATGAGACCAAGTACTGCCAAGAATATACAATAGAGCGTCTCACCAATATAGGTACTCACAGTAAGAGTCTGGCCGTAACAGCTGTTCGAAAATGAAATAGATATATAGCTTGTTAGCAAAACCATGTATAACCTTATAACTCGTAAAGTTAACAACCACGACAACATCAAAGAACTagattgaactttcaaggtacTTTATTAGTGAACTTGAAATTGCAAACACAAGAGTAAGATCCTAACATTTTGTTTAACACAAAATAATATATGATTCATGTCAAAGTCCTCAACCCATACAGTAGtgttaggtagtgtttggttgtttgCATGGAAGATGATCCTATATGGGATGGTTCAGCGGGATGGGTTGATCTTGGATGGATTGGTACAAGTCTgatgtttggttggctgtataAAATGATACatgtttctgtttggttggttgtatggAATGGGACAACCTTATATAAGCTTTTGTTTGGTTACCTGAATCTATGAAGTGAGCTTACCTCATCTCTACTTGGGGTGAGCTTACCTCCTCTACACATGCTCTTCTAAGCAGTAGACAAAATTTGCAGTTGTAAGCGGTAGACAAATGAGAATCAATAAGAATTTTGCTCTTGGGGTCAGAACCAGTTTAATCACAATGATAGCAGCATACAAGATTCGGACCACTGAGCCCAAATATCTATTGTATACAACATACTTATCATCGAGATACAGTCTCAAATGAAAATCTGTTAATTCCACAGTTCCACTAAATTGAACTTCAAAATGGTGGAGCCAAGCAAGCATTTACTACTTCAATTTACAACTCCATTGCCCTTTTACAACATTTTAGGAAATTGAGAAGAAGCCAATTCTACAAATAAAATGACCACCCAGAAAGAAATGCACAGAGGCAGCAAACACTCATCATCTGACGGCTCATCAATTATCAGCTATTCAACTTAATCAAGCAGAAAGGTAATCCTTTTCTGCCACCTTTCTGCTAACAATCCAAGTAATACACAGATCCAGTTGCATTTTTCTCCAAATCCCCCCAAATTAATAAGATGCAGTGACGCAAATAAAGCTTTAATCTACAATGGAACCTCAATCTCATCCTTCCATGACGGTGAGTCCCACAATTGCTCATCCGTCAGGTAGAACGTGTCGACCGCCGTGTAGATCATCCTCTACTTGGTCCACTTCCCATTCCACCTCGACACCCTTGGTCCCTGGCCGCCTCACCACCCGCATTTGCTCGGGCCGGAGCCGCCCCCGAGCTCCGCCAAGGTGGCAGTCACCGCAGCGATGCGATGCACTGCAGTGGTGTGGAGGAGCCTGGTACGATGGGGAGCAGCACAGCGAGGACACGAAAGCGGCAGCAGGGGCAGCAGTTGTAGATGGTCAGAAGAAAGGGTGTCTGGCGGCACTGCCCTTAGATTCGAGCAGCACGCGACGGGAGACGAATGTTTCGATGGGAGGTGAGCGCAACGCGAGAACACGGGATGGTTCGGTCCTGGACAGAGTGGTGCGACCAATTTTGCCACTCGAGTTCGTTCAGCGTCAATTGTGAATATTCCAAGAATCTGTTCAATTCCATCCTGGACAGCTTCGTACCATCCATGCAACCCAACACTGAGACTTGGTCATATCCTGGACCACCTCATACATGGATGGGCACATACACCCatccaaacactaccttaaacAACACTGGTTTATGCGAGGGAAACGTAAGACAAGTTTCAATTTGGCACTCTAGTTTGCATCATAGATATGAAAATGCCTGATAAGGAAATACCTCAAATTCTGCAACCCCCACCAGAGGGAATAGAAATACTTCATCGCGAAACTTTGAGCAGGTGCTTGATTCAACAATGCAGGCTGGAACATGccaaaatcaaaattgatgGAGCCATCACTAGCATTACAATCGCTGAAGACAGCAGTTGTAGTTGCCCAATTATGATTTGGTGTTGCATCACAATCTAGGAACTTAATATCACAACCAGTTTCATTCCTGCAACTCTTTTTCCAGCAGGCTGTCTGGCGATCAACAGATAGCAAATACCAGAGTGCACCTAGTACCTGAAAAAAGAGGAACAAGGGATGAAAACTTCACATCACATCTAACATGAAAATTGCTAAAACAAGATACGAATGACCAAAGACTACTTAAATGCATATGAATATCGTACATGACTAGCTATCATGTAGAGGACCAGGTTGTACGCAGCCCCTTCCCAAGCAGTCTTAGCAACAACACCAGTAGCTTTGACAATTTCATAAGTTAACGGGAATATGAGATATAATCTTGGTAAATACTGAGCAAGAACTATGAGCACCAGAATGTTATTGTTATGCTCAGAAGTGGAATACTTTATAGCTGGTATCACAAACCAGACAATGATCTGCAATAAAAGTGAAGATATGTAAGTAAAGGTCCAAAGTGAGGTCTAGGAAATTACATTATTCACAGTTGAGACTTAGTACGAAAAGTTGAGACTTAGTACTTTTAGGCCTGACAGTACAATAAATTTGCCCAAAGAGAACATAGAGAaatgttttcttttccttcagTATTTCTGGCTCTAAGGCACATATAGCTGAATAAAAATGAACTAGGACAAACTAGATATGGCTGCGCATCATAAAAGGAGTTCCGTATTTAAAAGCAGATTGTAGTAACTAGTAAGGTCATCAACCAACAAACTAACATGAAATTAAAGTTTGACCTATGTACAGGAACATTCAAAGATATGAAGAAGCAATATATGTGTTTGGCGATGATCATGCTACAATGACAGTAGTGAAACCCTATTGGAGTGTATGTACTTAATTGTttccaaaaatatatatgtactcACAAATTTATAGACAAATTCAAAGTGCATCATATGAGGGTCTAGAGATTATCTCTTGAGCTCCACAATATCTCTAAGTGCCAtttctctagaaaaaaaattaaccaTTGTCGAGCATGCCATCTATTTAGCAAgagcaaaatcatttttatGGAATGCCTTCTTTTCAGAAAATCAGGGTAGCTTGTAACTTCACAGTGAACTTTGGCCGTTCAGTACCGTATTTGTATCAGTATGCAGTCATGAATTACCTAAAATAAGTACGAACATAGCGAGTACTTATGACAAGCAGCCTAGCACCAAGGATCACTGGTACTGGTAATACTCCATTTATcaagaacaaaaagaagagTACCACGTTACCTGTGGCAAAGGCAATGCGGCCGCCACATCAACAGCAAAGTCAGACCTCAAATATTTCCATGCGATTTCCTTGGGATCTGTGACAAGATCTCCTCTTCCAAACACCCTCAAGGTCGAGCTTGGATTCATAAATGCGGTTCTGAACTTTATTATGATGTGCAAGACATATAATAAATCAGCAATTGATCGAAGGAATGTGACACCGATGGCGAAACGTCTGTCTGTCCCAACACAGGAATTGGGACTGGCGTAGATGATCTTGGGCACATAGAAGTAGAGagggtctataaatagagagacgAAGCAGGAAAAGAGGAAGACGCGGTTCCATGTCAAGATGAATTCGCTTGACGGATCAAAAATCTTATTGTACCACTGCTCATCTCCCGCCACAAAAGCCATGTGCTTCCTCGAGATCGCCACGCCATGCTTGCTAGCCGCGAGAGCCGCCTGCTTCTGGTGAATCGGTATGGCTGGCTTCAGGGGGCCTGGGGGCTCAGTCGACACCCGAAAAATTCTGGAGAATAATCTGGTCATGCTGCTCCACCACGCAGCAAACAAATCGCTCGCGTCGTAGAAATGGAAGACCAGAACAAAACTAGTTCTCGGAGCAATCCATCGAAGCAAGCCGGGGGTGCATTCCTTAACGACAAAAGGAGAAATGCATCCGAGACTGGATGGATCTGCACTTCCAAGTACCAGCAGAGAGGAGgatgcggtggtggtggtggtggtggtggaggaggaggaggggggaggggaaCGAGTAGGAGCGAAGAATTGTCGCCGGCGTGCTTCGGTGGAAGGAAGAGAAGAGATGCGATCGGCGGCGCCGCCAGGCGAAGAGGGTATGTTTGATGGTGGCGGGCGCCGGGGGGTGGGGCTGTGGGGGCGACGACCCGGCCGCCGGCGACGCGATGGAGCCCGGTGGGGTGAATCTGGGGTGAGAAAGCAGGAGCGGGAGGACGAGGAAGCAAGTTGGCAGGATCCTTACAGCCGGCAGCGAGGAGTTGGAGGAAGGGAGGCGAGCGTGGGAGCAGAAGCTCCCGCAGGGGCAGGGATGCTCGCCCTCGTCTTAATTACTAGTACTTTATTAGGAGTAGCCGCCGCTAATTGATGGGTTTTTACTGTGGTTAGCGAAGTGATAattggagtttttttaaaagactAATTTTTGCCGGCTAAAGCATCTGTGCTGGCACACCCTTTCTTGCCGTGCGATATGGCTCCTACGGTCCCTCTCAGGAGTTTGTTTCTCCCTCTATCGATTCCTCCTCCCCAAAGTATCTCTCTTCCCACTCTTTTCTCTTTCCCAAACCTCTCTCACTCCGACTAAAAAAACTCTCTCTCAATCTACTTATGAATCCAAACTTATCCATGAATCCTCCTCGAGCAAGCACAGCGCAACAAGTTAACATGTGGGCAACGTCCGGGTAGGGATTGGGGGTGGCTCGGTGCTCAAGCACTAAGGCGGCACGCGTAATCCATAGCTCGCAACCGACAGAGGTGGGTGAATCCCTTATCACAAATCCTAATCTGGTGGGGGCACGATAGAGGCATCGATCGTCGTCTCTGGCTGTAGCCTGGTCCACCATTGTTTTCTATATTGCTCCGTTTCGGTTTTATACTTCTCAACTTTGATTCACGTTTTTTGACGGAGCAGATATGGTTATCATGACGGTGTTCGAGATGACGACTTGCTACTCTGCTCGTCATGGTCTCCCAGGAGCTAGGACTATACCAAGTCATGCTCAGCATCCTCGACAACCCTCGTCGCCACCAGATGCTTGAGCTCCTTCATCGACAACGGGGCCACACGCGTGCGCAACGAACACAACACGGTGGCCGTCCTTCTTGCACTCAATCCCACCAACAACGGGTGCAAATGCATTCAAGCCACGACATCATTCTCAAGGTTGAGCAAGCAACCTCACCAGCATTCCCTCCTCCATGTTTGtgggtttcttttttttctattctgaCTTTTGTTTTTCCATTTGTGCCAATTTGTCTCTATCGCTTTAATGTTATCTagtaaaaatacataaaaactGTTTTTCGAATTTAATCCACAAATGTTAAGTTTCCTATATATTACTTTAAATTTACTTTTCAAAATGTGTCAAAATGCTAATTTTGTTTCTTAAATTCATCTACTTTGCTTGTAACTTGAAACTAATATGCTTTCAGAGTTTAGATGGATTTGTTTTTGTAAATTCACCAATAAATGTATCTAGGAAAACAACCATTTCGTACAGAATGACATGGCTAGCTTGCCGCAAGCGCATAAACAGGGAGGGGTATGTTCAGAACATAACTGTGCGAGCGCTGCACTGGAGGGGTGATTAATTAGTGGGAAGGCCAGACAGGGTGATTAGGATGAATGCCGCAAGTGTATGATTGCATTGATCTGCTTGCAGAGATGTAACAAATTGCTTATGATTTccacttattttctttttgcactCTAGGTACTGTCTGTTTATTTTACACTCCAGGTACTCTTTGTTTGTTTCACACTCCAGATACTCAAAATGTAAAATTAATGTTTAATGTGCATACATCTTAGGAGAAAGAAGTGTCATGCAAATTTAGCTTTTTTATagctttttgtttgttttgcatctacGGTAAGGCAAATCTAGTGATTTAGTTAGGCTACTTAactattttagagaatcatattttttttaattgataaGCAATTATTTTTCCAAATGTGTAGCAGAAAGTACATGAAAAACTAGATTGCAAAGTTAATTACTcattccctttttttttctctggttGTAATCAAGGTGCTCAAATGGTCAGTACAATGTTTATTGTGCATAAATTTTGCAAGAAAGAAAAATCTACACATGTGGGATCAAGCAAATTGTGCAGAATTTTGTGATCTAGATGTATATGATATGTGAACCTATCTGCTCATATTTGCTTCAATGTGCAGATCCAATGTGCTTCCATGCAAGGTAACATCCAAATGTAAGGTGATTCCTTTTTTATGCTCCCTATCAAGCAAATCTAGTGATTCAATCAGGCCACTTAATATTTCAGCCAAGTCTAATTTTTATGAATtgataaataaaaatttgtATATTGTGAGCAAATCTATTGATTCAATTAGACTATTTAACTATTTAGAGAAAACTTTTTTTAGAACTGATAACCAAAAACTTACTTATTGTCAGGCAATTTTTTGATTCAATTAGGCTACTTAACTATTTTAGATAAGTATTTTTCAAACTATGACAAGTGTGTTTATGATAAGTAATTGTATAACTTAATCCATTTATGATAAGCAAATAAGTTGACAAATGTAGCACAAAGCAAAATGAACCAATACATGACAAAATTAATTGCTCATACCATTTATCTGATCGCTCTATAGGTACTCAAATGGTCAGTACTATGCTTATTGTGCATACGTTCTATCAGAAAGAAGGATCTCATGTGTGACCATGCTATCGTGCAAATTTCTATTAGCTACATTAATAGTAGTCATAAGATCATCTTATATGTTTCTAGTTGAAACTTCATTTTTAGCTACATTCATatcatgtgttttttttatgtattcaaactcttatgatatGTGGATCGCAGATTAGTTGTGATATGTGCAACTATCGACTTAGAAATGTGTGTTTTAGGGTAACTGATTAGCATGTTTATCTACGATGGCATAGTGCAAGATATGAAAACTTAGCTTCTTTTTCTCCAAAATATAGGATGCATATAATGTTCTTATGTGATGCATATAAATTGCAACATTCTAACTTTTTCTAGATCAATAGGTGAAACAAAAAGGCACATTTCTATTCATATTTGACTTGAAACATATAGCCATATTTCTATTCAAATCTGActtaattttctttaaaaaatttctcaaaaaaatatagatcACCAGACGGATGTGAGGGGATGCTAGATCTAAATtcatatatgtgtgtttttCTTAGGTAAGAAATTGCTTCTTCATATATGCAGATAATGGCATTACCACGCACGCGTGCGAATGTGGCCACGCTCCCACGCAATGCCTTTTTTGGCTGGCTTGCTTGATTAGGATGTCACATAACTAGTCCTTTTCTAACTAGGATGTGTGGGCTCTTGGATATTAGAACGTTGTTAATTAAGTAGCTTTTCTAATTAGAGTGTGCGGGCGGACCGACTAACACATGCACGTGTATGTGTTAACCACGTACCTTTCTTTTTGGGTTCGACGATGAGAAAGTGGGCAAGTGGTTGTCTGTTGGTCTCGGTCTCGGAGAAGACGAGTCAAAAAATTGAGCAGGATataccatttttattttttaaaaagttataaatctATTAAAGTTTATTGAAAAATAAGAATTTAAACGGAGGCTGTGCTTTTGTTGGGTCTCTTCTGGGTTCGTCCCTAAGTGCTTGTAAACCGGAGAGATGTTAGGGCTTAGGACTTAGGAAGGGCTTAGTTCAAAGTTCAAAATACCCCTCTGTTATACTATACACAAGTTTCACATGAAAATTGATCAATTAATTAAAGTCATCACCTCACAATTAGACACGGCATGCCATTGACACCGGATTGGATTTGGACGGGTTAAACGCAATGCTTCAAACCAGCAATCATCAGGCTTGGGTGAATAAGAAAGTACAAGTCTTCAGGCTTGCGACTTGGATCTGTCAGCCTGTCACCACTTCCGGTTTGCGCGCGACGCCACCACTTGATCTGCCCCTTCCTGCCGTGGTCGTGCGTGGAGCCGAAAAGGGAGTCGCCTTCCGCCTTGCCTGTCAGATCAGGTCGCCTCTTTACGCTGTGATGAGTAGTACTGCTTGTCCTAGTCCTGATAATTTTGGACACCCTAAAAGCGCACCATTATCCGTTGAACTGAAACAAAAACACGCGGATCGCACAGCACAAGTGGTGTTGCGGCACCGGCCATCGTACAGCAATTCGGATATTTCAGGCAGCGCATAATCAGATACTCCATTTACGTCAGAATCGGCGGAGCTTGCTCGACAGCTACAGCTTGGAGTACGTCTCGTCTCGCCAGTCGTGCGCCGGACGGAGCAGCGGCAGATCGGCGGCACGCTTACGAGCAGAAAATTTCCGCGTCGGCCTCCGCGGCGCGCCAACTGTAACGCGGTAGCCTGCCCGAGCGGATGGCGAGAGGGGCGCGGCCAGCGAGGGGCCGGCTGCACGAGGAACTCCTCCCTGCGTCTGCGTGCCAGGGAGCCGCTGCTGACCGCGCGCCGACGCGGGGGGAGCCAAAAATATTGGACCGTGGCGAGCGTCGTGCAGGCTGCACCCGGCAGCGGGAGCGGCGCTCCTCCTGATGCGATCCACCGTGCGCACGACAGCTGATCGCGGATTCGCGGGTGCCGCACCTCCCCCGGAGCGTGCCGGCCCTGGATTCGAGTCCTGAGCTGACGGCTTCGGGCCTTTGGCTGCGGCTGTGGCCGATCACTTACTCTTGTTTATTCACTCGTGCCCATCCAATTAAATCGTCTTGAGTTACCAACTTGCAAACAAAAGACAGCTCGTCCCGTGTTGGCACTGAACTGAAGGTTAGAGGTATCCAGAAAGACCAACTGGCAGTGTGTGTGAACGTTCGAGTAGTTGTAGCGCTGACATGGTACTTTACTATCAAGAAGACAAAACATGAATAAGTTTAAGACGAATTGTTAAGGGTCGCATCTCTTACGAACGGACGAGATAGTGACTGATGGCAGCTAATATTTGCAATAACATATTGCGCAACTTACCTTCACAAAGTCTATTAATCTCTTATCAAAAGAACAAAAAGTATTTTTCTTGGGAGTTCAAAAGCATCACtaggttaaaaaaaatagcttgATTAAGACCACAAATACAGCAGAAAAAGGACAGTACGCTATGTGAACTGCCTAAGCTAGTGATGTTTTGTGTCCACGGATCAGCTGTCAGGAACCGCCAGCGTGTGCCCCATGTGGAACGCCACATGCCTGATGCCAAACAACCTCCCCAAAGATTACATGGGAAAGGTTGAGTTGAGGAGCTAGGTAGCCG
Coding sequences:
- the LOC133919961 gene encoding cyclic nucleotide-gated ion channel 17-like; this translates as MTRLFSRIFRVSTEPPGPLKPAIPIHQKQAALAASKHGVAISRKHMAFVAGDEQWYNKIFDPSSEFILTWNRVFLFSCFVSLFIDPLYFYVPKIIYASPNSCVGTDRRFAIGVTFLRSIADLLYVLHIIIKFRTAFMNPSSTLRVFGRGDLVTDPKEIAWKYLRSDFAVDVAAALPLPQIIVWFVIPAIKYSTSEHNNNILVLIVLAQYLPRLYLIFPLTYEIVKATGVVAKTAWEGAAYNLVLYMIASHVLGALWYLLSVDRQTACWKKSCRNETGCDIKFLDCDATPNHNWATTTAVFSDCNASDGSINFDFGMFQPALLNQAPAQSFAMKYFYSLWWGLQNLSCYGQTLTVSTYIGETLYCIFLAVLGLILFAHLIGNVQTYLQSITVRVEEWRLKQRDTEEWMRHRQLPHELRERVRRFIQYKWLATRGVNEESILHALPTDLRRDIKRHLCLGLVRRVPFFSQMDDQLLDAICERLVSALCTKGTYIVREGDPVTEMLFIIRGKLESSTTNGGRTGFFNSITLKPGDFCGEELLGWALVPKPTTNLPSSTRTVKALIEVEAFALQAEDLKFVANQFRRLHSKKLQHTFRCHSHHWRTWASCFIQTAWQRFKRRKMAKDLSMRESFNSVRLDELGYEDDSPPKNSLALKFIARTRKVPQNMKELPKLRKPHEPDFSAEPDD